Genomic segment of Panicum virgatum strain AP13 chromosome 2K, P.virgatum_v5, whole genome shotgun sequence:
AATCAAAATATTCTTTCAGTTCCTTGACCAAACCAGCATCAACCATATCATCAACCCGACGACTGAGGTAtttcttgaggactacctcatCACACTGGATCCATAGAAGGCAGCTTTGGAACCTTAAAGTTGGTCGGTAACTCTCTACTGCAAAAGGGTCAATGAGGGAGGCATCAAGCTTGTCAACAAGGAATCCATGGATTAGTGAGTTCGATCCACCTACCAGAACTGGTATGTGACCCCGCCTAACAATAGACTCAGTAATTTTGGTCACAGCAGATCGGAAGAGAGGTATAGAAACATCATCGGTAATTTCCGAAATGGCCCCGATGAGGTGATGAGGAATACCATGTCGATCATTTAGGCAGAGCTTGTTGGTGGTGATGTCAAGGCCAGAATAGATCTGCATCTTGTCGGCGTTTACCACTTCACCGCTGATCACCTTGGATACATCAATTGATAGCTTGGTTTTGCCTGTACCAGTAGCACCCATGATCACCACTGGCTTAATCGACAACATCGACATCAAAGATAC
This window contains:
- the LOC120695965 gene encoding adenylate isopentenyltransferase 1, chloroplastic-like encodes the protein MSMLSIKPVVIMGATGTGKTKLSIDVSKVISGEVVNADKMQIYSGLDITTNKLCLNDRHGIPHHLIGAISEITDDVSIPLFRSAVTKITESIVRRGHIPVLVGGSNSLIHGFLVDKLDASLIDPFAVESYRPTLRFQSCLLWIQCDEVVLKKYLSRRVDDMVDAGLVKELKEYFDSVSIHESVGYSGLARTIGVPELREYFAGCKSLCDSIKEMKSNT